A window from Campylobacter concisus encodes these proteins:
- a CDS encoding chemotaxis protein, whose amino-acid sequence MFDRLKDNIILEVIFKYIILLLLFICVIGLFMSGVLFLNGEMSENSLNLHIFFGFSLVVLTIVHSYVKKKKLKKLSLEFKNILNHKPVQMDCNTTRFLNALNDVKVGELSKKFGSDIVEILKSNDIKVKSENETMKQICKNNDEKMFYIFVLIVEAIFKDKEKS is encoded by the coding sequence ATGTTTGATAGGCTAAAAGACAACATTATACTTGAGGTGATTTTTAAGTACATCATCTTGTTGCTGCTTTTTATCTGTGTGATCGGTCTTTTTATGAGCGGCGTTCTTTTCTTAAATGGGGAGATGAGTGAAAATTCGCTGAATTTACACATTTTCTTTGGCTTTAGTTTGGTTGTTTTGACGATTGTCCATAGTTATGTTAAGAAGAAAAAGTTAAAGAAACTAAGCCTTGAGTTTAAAAATATCTTAAATCACAAGCCAGTGCAGATGGACTGCAATACAACTAGGTTTTTAAACGCTCTAAATGATGTAAAAGTTGGCGAGCTTTCAAAGAAATTTGGCTCTGATATTGTAGAAATTTTAAAATCAAATGACATAAAAGTAAAAAGTGAGAATGAGACTATGAAGCAAATTTGTAAAAATAACGATGAAAAGATGTTTTATATTTTTGTTTTGATCGTCGAAGCTATTTTTAAGGATAAGGAAAAAAGTTGA
- a CDS encoding class II aldolase and adducin N-terminal domain-containing protein, protein MELEHSINEIKTISLSMFRKNFFGVFHGSISARVEKNQFIINKQNAIFDNLKDDDLTLLSSKKDYRWNEASLDADIHLNIYKNINEARFVCYAMPPYATAYAMKHEKIVPKDYFGYMRFDKISVYDPKQYDDWYERAETEIYRYMVEKNTNIIIIKGYGIYAYSRSPQLLAKEIALLENSCKLLHLTSGYSDYSI, encoded by the coding sequence ATGGAGCTAGAACACTCAATAAATGAGATAAAAACGATATCACTTTCTATGTTTAGAAAGAATTTTTTTGGCGTCTTTCACGGCTCGATTTCGGCAAGAGTCGAAAAAAATCAATTTATAATCAATAAACAAAATGCCATTTTTGATAATTTAAAAGATGATGATTTGACACTTCTTTCATCAAAAAAAGACTATCGCTGGAATGAAGCTAGTCTTGATGCTGATATACACTTAAATATTTATAAAAATATAAATGAGGCAAGATTTGTTTGCTACGCGATGCCACCATACGCAACTGCCTACGCAATGAAACATGAAAAAATTGTACCGAAAGATTATTTTGGGTATATGAGATTTGATAAAATTTCTGTTTATGATCCAAAACAATATGATGACTGGTATGAACGTGCAGAAACTGAAATTTATAGATATATGGTTGAAAAAAATACAAACATTATTATCATTAAAGGATATGGTATTTATGCATACAGCAGAAGCCCACAACTTCTTGCAAAAGAGATAGCTTTACTAGAAAATAGCTGCAAATTGCTTCATTTAACTAGTGGTTATAGCGATTATAGTATTTAA
- a CDS encoding peptidylprolyl isomerase produces MLSWMQKHKKYLVVTIWVSTIAFVGAGFVGWGAYDLNSNRATSVAKVGHRNISIQELQQKYDSLYQYYNNLFDGKLTQEKANELGLQNAALQATIQENLLLNFADDIGLSVSKDDILKYIIVDPTFQKDGAFDKNLYYDILRRVRTNPTDFEENLKLTILLDKLRTILNLPASKEDIAMMEASFFMQDKLAIQIINANQSDIKIDEKELKDLWEINKNNYMTKTIYGLETYFIESNKNDVNQTTLSDYYNENKERYKGPDDKIKSFDEVKTEVVKDYNIEKSKTDALKKYTSIKKAELATNEFVSINEDNATFSLDEIKGAKVGEVIKPFTYKDGYLIVRVKSITPPQPMSFEQARAMVLEIYKDKKKKENLITIAKESLQNFKGTDIGFISRDINGSILGLNESETRAFVSQLFETNNKKDYVILEDKAVIYDILEQRLLVDNIDNNYKQITQQNVTMLKNNELIKDLTNKLKKYYEVKEYIKR; encoded by the coding sequence ATGTTGTCTTGGATGCAAAAACATAAAAAATACCTAGTTGTTACCATTTGGGTAAGTACAATAGCCTTTGTTGGAGCAGGCTTTGTAGGCTGGGGAGCATATGATTTAAATAGCAATCGAGCCACTTCAGTAGCAAAAGTAGGACACAGAAATATAAGCATTCAAGAACTGCAACAAAAATACGATAGTTTGTATCAATACTACAATAATCTTTTTGATGGTAAATTAACGCAAGAAAAGGCCAATGAGTTAGGCTTACAAAATGCTGCACTTCAGGCTACAATTCAAGAGAATTTACTATTAAATTTTGCAGACGATATAGGTCTTAGTGTTAGCAAAGATGATATTTTAAAATATATAATCGTTGATCCAACATTTCAAAAAGATGGTGCTTTTGATAAAAATTTATACTATGATATTTTAAGAAGGGTCAGAACAAATCCAACCGATTTTGAAGAAAATTTAAAACTAACAATACTACTTGATAAGCTTAGAACTATTTTAAATTTACCAGCTAGCAAAGAAGACATTGCAATGATGGAAGCAAGCTTTTTTATGCAAGACAAATTAGCAATACAGATAATAAATGCTAATCAAAGTGATATAAAAATAGATGAAAAAGAGCTAAAGGATCTTTGGGAAATAAATAAAAACAACTATATGACAAAGACTATATACGGTCTAGAAACATACTTTATAGAGTCAAATAAAAATGATGTAAATCAAACTACTTTGAGTGACTACTATAACGAAAACAAGGAGAGATACAAAGGCCCTGATGATAAAATCAAATCATTTGACGAAGTAAAGACTGAAGTTGTCAAAGACTACAATATTGAGAAAAGTAAGACCGATGCTTTAAAAAAATATACCTCTATCAAAAAAGCTGAGCTTGCAACAAATGAATTTGTTAGTATAAATGAAGATAATGCGACATTCTCGCTCGATGAAATAAAAGGGGCAAAAGTTGGTGAGGTGATAAAACCGTTTACATATAAAGATGGATATTTGATAGTTAGAGTAAAAAGTATAACTCCTCCACAACCTATGAGTTTTGAACAAGCAAGAGCAATGGTGCTTGAAATTTACAAAGATAAAAAGAAAAAAGAAAACCTAATAACCATAGCAAAAGAGTCTTTACAAAATTTCAAAGGAACTGATATAGGCTTTATCAGTAGAGATATAAATGGCTCTATCTTAGGACTAAATGAAAGTGAAACTAGAGCTTTTGTTTCTCAACTTTTTGAAACTAACAACAAAAAAGATTATGTTATATTAGAAGACAAGGCCGTTATATACGACATTTTGGAACAAAGGTTGCTTGTAGATAATATAGATAATAACTATAAGCAAATAACACAGCAGAACGTTACAATGCTTAAAAATAATGAGCTAATAAAAGATTTAACAAACAAACTTAAAAAATACTATGAAGTTAAAGAATATATCAAAAGGTAA
- a CDS encoding DUF523 domain-containing protein: protein MKEKILISACLVGINCKFNGENNLLNKDVLDEISKRFHLLFVCPEVYGGLSTPREPAEMKNGAVVCKFSGKDVSENFKNGAEICLKIAKLNGCKKAILKSKSPSCGSGQIYDGSFSKRLILGDGITAKLLKENEILVLSEDEIVGLDV from the coding sequence TTGAAAGAAAAAATCCTAATAAGTGCTTGCCTAGTCGGCATAAATTGTAAATTTAACGGCGAAAATAATCTTTTAAATAAAGATGTTTTAGATGAAATTTCAAAGAGATTTCATCTGCTTTTTGTTTGTCCTGAAGTTTATGGTGGACTTAGCACGCCAAGAGAACCGGCTGAGATGAAAAATGGTGCGGTTGTTTGTAAATTTTCAGGCAAAGATGTGAGTGAAAATTTCAAAAATGGAGCAGAAATTTGCCTAAAGATAGCCAAACTAAATGGTTGCAAAAAGGCTATTTTAAAATCAAAAAGTCCAAGTTGTGGAAGTGGGCAAATTTATGACGGAAGCTTTAGTAAGAGGCTTATTTTAGGCGATGGCATCACAGCAAAACTGCTAAAAGAAAATGAAATTTTAGTATTAAGCGAAGATGAGATAGTAGGGCTTGATGTTTGA
- a CDS encoding D-amino-acid transaminase: MADQALQTVFLNGEFLQKDEAKVSAFDRGFIFGDGIYEVVPVINSKMVDKDGFWARFERSLNEIDISLPYEKEKFETILNEIIAKNALKEGGIYMQVTRGVAFRNFYFMENLTPSVFIFCYESEILNNPTAKTGIKVVSVEDIRWKRRDIKSISLLAQCYAKNEAHKKGAYEGFMVENGFVTEGCSSSAFIIKDKTLITKPLSNEILPGIRRMRLLRIAKDIGLKIEERKFSMDEVYGADEVFISAATLILLPVVYADGKAINGAKVGEISSKLREIYAGELLKEAGL; encoded by the coding sequence ATGGCAGATCAAGCTTTACAAACCGTCTTTTTAAATGGAGAATTTTTGCAAAAAGACGAGGCAAAAGTTAGTGCTTTTGATAGAGGATTTATATTTGGCGATGGAATTTATGAGGTTGTGCCTGTAATAAATTCAAAAATGGTTGATAAAGATGGATTTTGGGCGAGATTTGAAAGAAGCTTAAATGAGATAGATATAAGCTTGCCATACGAAAAGGAAAAATTTGAGACAATCTTAAACGAGATAATCGCTAAAAACGCCTTAAAAGAGGGCGGAATTTACATGCAAGTAACAAGAGGTGTAGCGTTTAGAAATTTCTATTTTATGGAAAATCTAACACCAAGCGTCTTTATCTTTTGCTACGAGAGTGAAATTTTAAACAATCCTACTGCAAAAACTGGTATAAAGGTGGTAAGTGTCGAGGATATCAGATGGAAGAGGCGCGATATCAAATCAATCTCGCTTCTAGCTCAGTGCTATGCTAAAAATGAAGCTCACAAAAAAGGTGCATATGAGGGCTTTATGGTGGAAAATGGCTTTGTCACAGAGGGTTGCAGCTCAAGTGCTTTTATTATCAAGGATAAAACTTTAATCACAAAACCACTTTCAAATGAAATTTTGCCAGGAATTCGCCGTATGAGACTTTTAAGGATCGCTAAAGATATTGGACTTAAGATAGAGGAGCGAAAATTTAGCATGGATGAAGTTTATGGTGCTGATGAAGTCTTTATCTCGGCTGCAACGCTCATACTATTACCAGTCGTTTATGCTGATGGCAAGGCGATAAATGGTGCAAAAGTAGGAGAAATTTCAAGCAAACTTCGAGAAATTTATGCTGGTGAACTTTTAAAAGAAGCTGGACTTTGA
- the rsmH gene encoding 16S rRNA (cytosine(1402)-N(4))-methyltransferase RsmH, with translation MQSPHISVLLDEVLSFFKNLNGNFIDYTLGYAGHSSAILSQNKNLNLIACDRDNEAINFSLKKLEPFGSRVKIYKSNFSELTSKLSQEEILNVRGILADIGVSSLQIDKDDRGFSLGSSTLDMRMDKERNFSAYDVVNDYSFDELVRIFRDYGELKNAAGIANKIINARNLGKITSAKELANLIGTAHIKGRGVSPAILAFQAIRIEVNGELDELTNLLDSIEKCGFKDCLVAIITFHSLEDRIVKERFKKWANSCICLPGVYRCECGNNHELGEILTKKPLTASQNELKINSRSKSAKLRVFKIKG, from the coding sequence TTGCAAAGTCCACATATCAGTGTTTTACTTGATGAAGTTCTATCTTTTTTTAAAAATTTAAATGGAAATTTTATAGATTACACGCTTGGATATGCCGGACACTCCAGTGCCATTTTGTCTCAAAATAAAAATTTAAATTTAATTGCCTGTGATAGAGATAATGAAGCTATAAATTTTTCACTAAAAAAACTTGAGCCATTTGGTAGTAGGGTTAAAATTTATAAAAGTAACTTCTCTGAATTGACTAGTAAGCTAAGCCAAGAAGAAATTTTAAATGTTAGAGGAATTTTGGCTGACATCGGTGTTAGCTCACTTCAGATAGATAAAGATGATAGAGGCTTTAGTCTTGGCTCAAGTACGCTTGACATGCGCATGGACAAAGAGCGAAATTTTAGCGCATATGATGTTGTAAATGATTACTCTTTTGATGAGTTGGTTAGAATTTTTAGAGATTATGGCGAGCTAAAAAATGCTGCCGGGATCGCAAACAAGATTATAAATGCTAGAAATTTAGGCAAGATAACGAGTGCAAAAGAGCTTGCAAATTTAATAGGTACAGCCCATATAAAAGGGCGTGGAGTTAGCCCTGCAATACTTGCCTTTCAAGCCATCAGGATAGAGGTAAATGGAGAGCTAGATGAGCTAACAAATTTACTTGATAGTATAGAAAAATGTGGGTTTAAAGATTGTCTTGTGGCGATTATTACATTTCACTCGCTTGAAGATAGGATCGTAAAAGAGCGCTTTAAAAAATGGGCTAATAGCTGTATCTGCCTACCTGGTGTTTATAGATGTGAGTGCGGAAATAACCACGAATTAGGCGAAATTTTGACAAAAAAGCCACTAACAGCAAGCCAAAATGAGCTAAAGATAAACTCACGAAGCAAGAGCGCAAAACTGCGGGTTTTTAAGATAAAGGGATAA
- the lolA gene encoding LolA-like outer membrane lipoprotein chaperone: MRKFLVASLVAVCSFGAGLNFKSLQSDFTQTVFSEGKSINYKGRFYAKNDNTALWIYESPTPKRIYFNKERVIVIEDELEQAIISKLDDTPNLTQILAHAEQIQPTLYKAIYDGVEYFITIKNTLPTTIDYKDKLSNKIKITLSNPVKDALIPQETLTPVIPQGYDIVNQ; this comes from the coding sequence ATGAGAAAATTTTTAGTTGCATCTCTTGTCGCAGTTTGCTCATTTGGCGCTGGCTTAAATTTTAAAAGCCTGCAAAGTGACTTTACGCAAACTGTTTTTAGCGAAGGCAAAAGCATAAATTACAAGGGTAGATTTTACGCAAAAAACGACAATACTGCACTTTGGATATATGAAAGTCCAACGCCAAAAAGAATTTATTTTAACAAAGAGCGTGTGATCGTAATTGAGGACGAGCTTGAGCAAGCCATCATTTCAAAGCTTGATGATACGCCAAATTTGACGCAAATTTTAGCTCACGCAGAGCAAATTCAACCAACACTTTATAAGGCGATATATGACGGAGTTGAGTACTTTATAACTATTAAAAACACACTTCCAACGACGATTGACTATAAAGATAAACTTTCAAATAAAATAAAAATCACTCTAAGCAACCCTGTAAAAGATGCGCTCATTCCACAAGAGACGCTAACTCCTGTCATTCCTCAAGGTTACGACATCGTAAATCAATAA
- a CDS encoding ATP-dependent DNA helicase, producing MKEQILEILSRSNVFLTGGGGVGKSYLTASIIRHYKENFKNVIILGSTGISAVSLGGVSLHSFFKFGYCKDYEELRRFDYHQKDKLSKLRNMLDACDLLVIDEISMVSSDLMEMIRYRLLTSKFKGRVLIVGDFYQLPPVQKEQNENRLFNFLYAFNSSAWEDMKFTNVELLISKRTNDLKFYEILSRLRVGELDDEIMSYIESLRVTKIEPDDDTSVLFGRNAEAEMLNQKRLSELSTPLEISNSDVSILDENLDKKEFEKWANTLNISRDLEMKIGAKIIFTSNKWGEYYNGEQGKIMQILKENGVILSVIVKKDSGEICEIEKAAYIFSSLNLNEDEIEENVQASLYQFPFKLAYALTIHKSQGMSINSLICNINHIFAKGQLYVALSRAVSPKNLKLFYDKKSDFRQHLRKVVKIDDEVKKFYQENVFLHIKESL from the coding sequence ATGAAAGAGCAAATTTTAGAAATTTTATCTCGCTCAAACGTCTTTTTAACAGGCGGTGGCGGTGTTGGCAAGAGCTATCTAACTGCCTCCATCATCAGACACTACAAAGAAAATTTTAAAAACGTCATAATCCTTGGCTCAACTGGCATAAGTGCCGTTAGCCTTGGAGGAGTTAGCTTGCATAGCTTTTTTAAATTTGGCTACTGCAAGGACTATGAGGAGCTAAGGCGCTTTGACTATCATCAAAAAGACAAACTAAGCAAGCTAAGAAATATGCTAGATGCTTGTGATCTACTAGTAATCGATGAAATTTCAATGGTGAGCTCAGATTTAATGGAGATGATAAGATACCGACTACTTACTTCCAAATTTAAAGGCAGGGTGCTTATAGTGGGTGATTTTTATCAGCTTCCGCCAGTGCAAAAGGAGCAAAACGAAAATAGGCTTTTTAATTTTTTATACGCTTTTAACTCCAGTGCGTGGGAGGATATGAAATTTACAAATGTTGAACTACTAATCTCAAAACGTACAAACGATCTTAAATTTTACGAGATTCTCTCTCGTCTTAGAGTAGGCGAGCTAGATGATGAAATAATGAGCTATATAGAGAGTTTAAGAGTGACCAAGATAGAGCCAGATGATGATACGAGCGTGCTTTTTGGCAGAAACGCCGAGGCTGAAATGCTAAATCAAAAAAGGCTTTCAGAGCTTAGCACGCCACTTGAAATTTCAAACTCAGATGTAAGCATTTTGGATGAAAATTTAGATAAAAAAGAGTTTGAAAAATGGGCAAATACACTAAATATCTCAAGAGATTTGGAGATGAAGATAGGCGCTAAGATCATCTTTACGTCAAATAAATGGGGTGAGTACTATAACGGCGAGCAAGGTAAGATCATGCAAATCTTAAAAGAAAACGGAGTCATTTTAAGCGTGATCGTGAAAAAAGATAGTGGCGAAATTTGTGAGATAGAAAAAGCCGCTTATATATTTAGTTCGTTAAATTTAAACGAAGATGAGATCGAAGAAAATGTACAGGCGTCACTCTACCAGTTTCCATTTAAGCTTGCTTACGCTCTAACTATCCACAAATCTCAAGGAATGAGCATAAACTCGCTCATTTGTAATATCAACCACATTTTTGCCAAAGGACAGCTCTATGTCGCACTTTCTCGCGCAGTAAGTCCTAAAAATTTAAAACTTTTTTATGATAAGAAAAGTGATTTTAGGCAGCATTTAAGAAAAGTGGTTAAAATTGACGACGAAGTTAAGAAATTTTACCAAGAAAACGTATTTTTGCATATTAAGGAGAGTTTATGA
- a CDS encoding SH3 domain-containing protein, translating into MKKGIFLAFSVALFLGCSQTQPKPSVQNSLPDENVYKPNERISLLDFEMKQDASSLPQNMQSASFDQEEILKRRFKVFTLRGVKFNPNDVFWAFNIYKPSEKRKYFGSNFRQIPQSWFDAQKDNANFSALSSISAYALTSANTALRNFPTDEPIFLNPQTPGEGYPFDYLQESTLSIAHPLFISHLSKDRAWAFVSDDAVWGWVKVEDIKFISDDEANAYQKSSFVTIKTDKMPVYDKAGNFLFYSRVGAILPVLAQDSKNYYGKIYVRNLLREFVLPKSVGALFPLKFNDSNLKTLISSLLTQPYGWGGVDKLRDCSLFTKDLLASFGVWLPRNSRAQANMGQKFDLKGLNNAAKTKEIKEKGVPYLTLVHLPGHIMLYAGYKGDDIYVVHDAWGLKTENNGRALIGATAVTTLNIGQNRSDIQNSNLLISKVDSINVIKPENVISDKARKILALQRAYDVKVEDNLVKFGDGTIFVYDDFKQKDDECSIGADIEDMNALDYAAFSPLSTTLSDAGRCRNYELLGKIYGSSESEVKANLVDVVWLKDSLALKLQFNSKNGAAAALQDVSNELNDMVKSDASSLEYLKDPGGTFKWRIIAGTNRLSPHSYGIAIDINVKKSHYWQWSKGYQNLIPEKIVRVFEKHKFIWGGRWKHFDTMHFEYRPEMFE; encoded by the coding sequence TTGAAAAAGGGTATATTTTTAGCATTTAGCGTTGCTTTGTTTTTGGGATGTTCACAGACCCAGCCAAAGCCAAGTGTGCAAAATTCTTTACCAGATGAAAATGTATATAAGCCAAATGAACGCATTAGTTTGCTTGATTTTGAAATGAAGCAAGACGCCTCGTCGCTACCGCAAAATATGCAAAGCGCAAGCTTTGACCAAGAAGAAATTTTAAAAAGAAGGTTTAAGGTTTTTACATTAAGGGGCGTAAAATTTAATCCAAATGATGTCTTTTGGGCATTTAATATATATAAGCCAAGCGAAAAGAGAAAGTATTTTGGCTCAAATTTTAGACAGATCCCACAAAGCTGGTTTGACGCACAAAAGGACAATGCAAATTTTTCAGCTCTTTCAAGCATCTCTGCTTATGCTTTAACTTCGGCAAACACAGCTTTAAGAAATTTTCCAACCGATGAGCCGATATTTTTAAATCCGCAAACTCCAGGCGAGGGCTATCCGTTTGATTATCTACAAGAATCAACCCTAAGCATCGCTCATCCACTTTTTATCTCACATCTTTCTAAAGATAGGGCATGGGCATTTGTTAGCGATGATGCGGTTTGGGGCTGGGTAAAGGTCGAGGATATAAAATTTATAAGCGATGATGAGGCGAATGCCTATCAAAAGTCAAGTTTTGTGACTATAAAAACGGACAAGATGCCAGTTTATGACAAGGCTGGAAATTTCTTGTTTTATTCAAGGGTTGGAGCGATACTGCCCGTTTTGGCGCAGGATAGTAAAAACTACTATGGTAAAATTTATGTGAGAAATCTCTTGAGAGAATTTGTGTTGCCAAAGTCTGTTGGCGCTCTTTTTCCTCTTAAATTTAATGACTCAAATCTAAAAACACTTATTAGCTCTCTTCTTACTCAGCCTTATGGTTGGGGTGGGGTCGATAAGTTAAGGGATTGCTCACTTTTCACCAAAGATTTGCTAGCAAGTTTTGGCGTGTGGTTGCCTAGAAACTCAAGAGCCCAAGCAAATATGGGACAAAAATTTGATCTAAAAGGACTTAATAACGCTGCTAAGACAAAAGAGATAAAAGAAAAAGGTGTGCCATATCTTACGCTTGTGCATCTGCCAGGGCATATCATGCTTTATGCTGGATACAAGGGTGATGATATATATGTGGTGCATGATGCTTGGGGGTTAAAAACCGAAAATAACGGCAGAGCATTAATCGGTGCTACGGCAGTAACTACGTTAAATATCGGACAAAACAGAAGTGATATACAAAACTCAAATTTGCTCATTTCAAAAGTCGATTCTATAAATGTGATAAAGCCCGAAAATGTAATAAGCGATAAAGCTAGAAAAATTTTAGCTTTACAAAGGGCTTATGATGTTAAGGTTGAGGATAATTTGGTCAAATTTGGTGATGGAACAATATTTGTCTATGATGACTTTAAACAAAAAGATGATGAGTGTAGTATCGGTGCTGATATAGAGGATATGAATGCGCTTGATTACGCTGCATTTTCGCCACTTAGCACCACACTAAGTGATGCTGGCAGATGTAGAAACTACGAGCTTTTAGGCAAAATTTATGGCTCAAGCGAGAGCGAGGTAAAAGCAAATTTGGTAGATGTCGTTTGGCTAAAAGATAGCCTTGCGCTAAAGTTACAATTTAATTCTAAAAATGGAGCCGCAGCTGCTTTGCAAGACGTAAGCAATGAGCTAAACGATATGGTAAAAAGTGATGCGAGCTCGCTTGAGTATTTAAAAGATCCAGGTGGGACATTTAAATGGCGCATCATCGCTGGCACAAACCGCTTGAGTCCGCACAGCTACGGTATTGCGATTGATATAAATGTGAAAAAGAGCCACTACTGGCAGTGGAGCAAGGGCTACCAAAACCTCATCCCTGAAAAGATAGTGCGTGTTTTTGAAAAACATAAATTTATCTGGGGTGGACGCTGGAAGCACTTTGATACGATGCACTTTGAGTATCGCCCAGAGATGTTTGAGTAG